A single region of the Triticum dicoccoides isolate Atlit2015 ecotype Zavitan chromosome 2B, WEW_v2.0, whole genome shotgun sequence genome encodes:
- the LOC119365206 gene encoding transport and Golgi organization 2 homolog, with amino-acid sequence MCIAAWTWQDHQAYGLLLLFNRDEYHSRPTRPAQWWAAAGEGEEILGGKDELGGGTWLGCPKGGKLAFLTNVREPSPRVGARSRGDLPVRFLQGRQGPLEYATEIAKEADQYNGFNLVLADVRSGTMVYISNKPGDAPVVQTVSPGCHVLSNAAIDSPWPKVLRLGQNFNRFLAAHDDAEVSLKQMVEELMTDTAKTDRSAVPDTGVDPDWEYQLSSIFIDTKKGQARYGTRSMAAIGVKLDGEVTFYERSLASSLWNENVVQFEMEMAQ; translated from the exons ATGTGCATCGCGGCGTGGACATGGCAGGATCACCAGGCGTACGGCCTGCTCCTCCTCTTCAACCGCGACGAGTACCACTCCAG GCCGACGCGGCCAGCGCAGTGGTGGGCCGCCGCGGGGGAGGGCGAGGAGATCCTCGGGGGCAAGGACGAGCTAGGCGGGGGCACGTGGCTGGGGTGCCCGAAGGGAGGGAAGTTGGCCTTCCTGACCAACGTCCGGGAGCCCAGCCCCCGGGTTGGGGCGAGGTCCAGAGGGGACCTTCCCGTCAGGTTTCTCCAG GGCAGGCAGGGTCCATTGGAGTATGCAACTGAAATTGCAAAGGAAGCAGATCAGTACAATGGTTTTAATCTTGTATTGGCCGATGTGCGTTCAGGAACCATGGTGTACATCTCTAATAAGCCAGGTGACGCTCCTGTGGTTCAAACAGTTTCTCCTGGGTGTCATGTGCTTTCTAATGCTGCTATTGACTCCCCTTGGCCAAAG GTGTTGCGCTTGGGACAGAACTTCAACAGATTTCTTGCAGCACATGATGACGCAGAAGTCTCTTTGAAGCAGATGGTTGAAGAACTGATGACAGATACGGCCAAGACTGACAGATCTGCGGTGCCTGACACTGGCGTGGATCCTGACTGGGAATACCAGTTGAGCTCTATATTCATCGACACGAAAAAGGGACAG GCAAGATACGGGACACGAAGCATGGCGGCCATTGGGGTGAAACTGGATGGTGAGGTAACTTTCTACGAGAGGTCCCTGGCCAGCAGCTTGTGGAATGAGAATGTAGTACAGTTTGAAATGGAGATGGCACAATAG